The genomic region GAAAATCATGCGGTTATAATTTAGACCGTGTTTAGGTTTGAAGTCTTTTTATGAATGAGATCACAGCACAAAAATCGAGGATCGATATCCTCAGGCTTTCCCCACTTTCAAGGGGAGGAGTCTCTTGGAGGAAACTATGGGAAGATCCAACACATCTTATGTCAAGGAATTAAGGCAGTCAGGTTGCTTTGAATCCTTCCCCTGGTTTCTAACAAGGGGGCTTCTCCCCCATCTATCACCAACAGGTGAGCCACTCGACGCCAGCCTAACTAGCGACGAAAGCAGCCATATGCTCATATGCAAGGATATTGCGCGCGTCCATTGCGAAGTCTAGCTTGCAAGAAGAGTCGCTATAATCAAGACCAGGAGAGGATGAAGGTGTTGAAACATATGATGACGAAGATGGTGTTGGAGATAGTTGTGCCAATCGTATTGACTCAGCAATCTGACGCTCATCATAAAGGACGCAAATAGAACCATTTTCACCAATTCTATAAGACACTTCGGATGGATCCACCCACATTGTTAATTCACTTGGAAACAGGGTATACAGAAACGTCGCTGGAATACCCGAGTCTTCACCTGCCTGAGCAAGTAAAGGGTCAATTTTCCCGTTAATCCTTATACATCTGTATCCTGATCCCTTACAGGGCCTTTCAGGAAACCAATGGTCCCTGTATCTCAATCTTAGGgtttcaataatattttctcgTAACATGTCTAACTGATGTTGCGGAATGGCGGCCGCGGTTTTCTTCAACCTGACCAGGCTGACAAGAAAATTGGCAGCAGATGTCACTTCTaatctcatttttatttttcgcttTGAAACAAATCACAGCTCAATCTTTCTGCAAAAATCGATCTGGGATAGCGACAGAAAATACCtggaaggaaaataaaatatttttaaaattctttccattattcattcaatTTGGCACAACTAGGTAGGAAAATGGAAAGGCGGTgcaaaaaagaaca from Artemia franciscana chromosome 5, ASM3288406v1, whole genome shotgun sequence harbors:
- the LOC136027504 gene encoding protein BTG2-like → MRLEVTSAANFLVSLVRLKKTAAAIPQHQLDMLRENIIETLRLRYRDHWFPERPCKGSGYRCIRINGKIDPLLAQAGEDSGIPATFLYTLFPSELTMWVDPSEVSYRIGENGSICVLYDERQIAESIRLAQLSPTPSSSSYVSTPSSSPGLDYSDSSCKLDFAMDARNILAYEHMAAFVAS